The sequence AATCAAACAGATACGCGTGGACAATGGGGGAGAGTTTTATTCCCTTCGCAATTTTTTCACAGATCATGGGGTCATTTACCAACGATCTTGCGTTTACACCccccaacaaaatggggtCGTAGAACGCAAACATCGTCATCTCCTTGAAATGGCACGGGCTTTACTTTTTCAAGCTCACCTTCCTCTTCGATTTTGGGGAGAAGGAGTGCTTACCGCTGCTCATATCATTAACCGAATTCCCACCAAACTATTAGCCCACCAAACTccttttgaaaaattatataGCAAACCACCTTCCTATAAACATATGAGAGTCTTTGGGTGTCTTGCTTTTGCCACCAATAATCATCCCACATCCAAATTTGATACTCGTGCCAAGAAAAgcatttttttggggtatcCTAGTGGACAAAAAGCTTACAAGTTATATGATCTCACCACCCACAAAATTTTCATCAATAGGGATGTTACCTTTCTTGAGCACCATTTCCCCTTCCACACTCTCAGCCCAACCACACCATCAGACCAATTGCATGTCCTTCCCACACCACACATAGCAGACATTGATCCATGCCATCCAACCTTGGGCCCGCATACCTTTCCTCCAACCAACCCAACCTTTTCCCCTGAGCACAACTTCACACTTTCAAGCCAAGATGATCCCATATCTCCAGCCACGCCTAACCCTCCAGCCAACcatccttctttttctcccacTGACCCACCTATTTCTACAGCTGACCCCACCACATCATCACCTGCTGCACTTACAAATCCAGAACAGCCCGCTTCTCTTCCACTTTATACTCCTCCTTCTACCAATCCACCTGTCAGAGTCTCTCAGCGTTCCAAACAGGCTCCTGTCTGGCAGAAAGATTATGTTCTTAATCACATACTCATGCCCAGACCTGCATCATCGTCTTCCTCGTCGCCGATCCTGCCCAAAGGTACTCGTTATCCTCtctgtaattttatttcatatcaTCGTTACTCACCTTcacatctttcttttcttgcaaCTGTCAGTAGTAGTGTGGAACCTTCTTGCTTTACAGATGCTGCTGCAGATCCCAATTGGCAACAAGCTATGCGCTCTGAACTTGCGGCCTTAACGTCCAACAACACATGGACGCTCACTCCTTTGCCCCCCGGCAAACAACCCATtggttgtaaatgggtttacAAAATCAAGCACCGTTCTGACGGTTCCATCGAACGCTATAAGGCTCGCCTCGTGGCCAAAGGATATACTCAAACCGAGGGGATTGATTATCATGATACTTTCTCACCCACAGCCAAGATGATTACTGTACGTTGTTTGCTTGCCATCGCAGCTGCTCAAAATTGGTCCCTTAGCCAGTTAGATGTTAACAATGCTTTTCTGCATGGGGACCTCCATGAAGAAATTTACATGTCACCTCCTCCTGGTCTCCGGCGACAGGGGGAGAATCTTGTGTGTCGCCTCAACAAATCACTCTATGGGCTCAAGCAGGCATCTAGGCAATGGTTTGCCAAATTCACTgaagctgttctagctgctggGTTTATCCAATCAAAGGCAGATTATTCTCTTTTTACATGCAAGAAAGGTACATCATTTACAGCCTTGTTgatttatgttgatgacataCTAATAACTGGGAATAATCAAAAGGCAATCTCATCGCTTAAGCAATTTCTACAGTCACGGTTCAAAATAAAGGACCTTGGAGATCTCAAGTATTTTTTGGGGATTGAAGTTTCCCGTTCAAAACAGGGCATATGTATTTCACAAAGAAAATACACCCTTGACATACTCAAAGACAGTGGCATTTTGGGAGCAAAACCGGTAGCCTTTCCCATGGAACAGGGCACCAAACTTTCTGATGCAGGTGATCTACTCAAAGATCCATCTCAATTTAGAAGATTGGTAGGGCGCCTGATATATCTCACCATCACACGGCCTGACATCACGTATGCAGTACATGTGCTTAGTCGATTTATGCATGCACCCCGAATGCCCCATATGGAAGCAGCTCTTAGAATACTCAAGTATCTTAAAAATGCACCAGGGCAAGGTCTATTTTTTTCAGCTGAAAATAACTTGAAGCTACGTGCTTATTGTGATTCTGATTGGGCGGGTTGTCCTATGACGAGGAGATCCACGACTGGTTATTgtgtatttcttgggaattcaTTAATTTCTTGGAGGACTAAGAGACAAAAAACGGTCTCATTATCTtctgcagaggcagaatatCGAGCTATGACAGGAGCATGTTGCGAGCTCACTTGGCTACGAAGCCTGTTACGTGACCTACATCTTCCACATCCAGAAGCCTCAATTCTTcattgtgacaacaaggctgcacTACACATTGCTGCCAATCCAGTTTTTCATGACAGAACTCGTCATATAGAGATGGATTGTCACTTCATCAGAGACAAGATACAGGATGGTGCAATCTCTACCAAGTTCATACCTTCTTCACATCAACTAGCAGACATGTTCACCAAACCCTTGGGAAAAGATCCCTTCTTATCCATGCTAGGCAAGTTGGGAGTTCTTGATATTCactctccaacttgagggggagtgttggaaAGTAATCAATACCTGATTCTATGGGAACTAGAATAGGAAAACCTTCTGTGTAATTGTTTGACTTTTCCTAGAATCGCTGTGCAATTCTTTTCCTAGTTTGGCTGTGTATATTTTCCTAGTTAGGCTTGCATTCTCCCTGTATAAGAATATTGTACAATCAATAGAATAACCATTCTGGCACAATATCTTCTATACCAATTTTACAAACCCCGTCTGGGTTTATGGGGTTCTTTCCTTCTTCTGCTCCTTTTGTTCCCCCTGTACGCGCCAGTGCAGTCCCAGTCGGGTCCCGACGGAGTAGCCATGGAAGCTCTGCGCAAAAGCATCGGCCCAAACAGTCTGGGATGGTCCGGCTCCGATTACTGTAAATGGAGCAAAGTGAGTTGCACAAGCGACAACAAGGTCTTCAAGATCCAAATAGGGAACCAAAAACTCACCGGCTCACTTCCAACGGAACTCCAAAAGCTCGCATATTTGCAACAATTGGAAGTTCAGTCCAACCAACTCACCGGGCCCTTCCCAAGCCTTTCTGGGCTGCCTTCGCTTCAGGTCCTTCTCGCCCACAACAACAACTTCAGTTCCTTCCCCCCAGATttcttcaaagtgaaaaaccCTTTTCAGCTTTTCTTGGCTTCTAACTTCATGTGGCTCCTACCCCAAGAAAATCAATGAATGGTGGTGGAAGGGTCTCATGGTGGCTGCCACCAACTCTGTCCTCATCTGCAGCAGTAGCAGCTGATGGTGAGGGTTTGCTGGCTGAAACTTGACGTGGTGATGCTGATACTGATGAATCTGAGTAACTGTGAAGAAGGTTGTGGTAGTTTGCCTCTTGCATTGCCATCATGTATGGTTGATGGTGAGGATGCAGGTTACATAAATGACCCTCAATATCACTTGAACTATCCCAAGATCTGCTCTGGCTCACCATCCCCATCACCCCCTCATTCCTCTTGGTACCTGCAAAACACAGCCAGAGAAAGTATTGTAACTTATTGTGTGTATGTGCGCGAGAGAGAGTTTTAGGCACTAGAAAGGTGACCAATTAAGAAGGGTTGCATTATTCAATGGAAAATAGAAGTTGAGGGCTCGGATCAACAAAGAACAAGACCTGTTGCATTATTCAAATAGTCTATTATATTAGTCTGATGTTTCATACCCCCAATTTATCTTTTATAGTTAATGTTATATTAGTCTGTGTTTGCAGGCTTGAGTCATTGGGTATTATTGTTGGAATTATTTTCTTGGTCTTGGGAATCTTATTCCAGTTTTTCAACTTCACTGCAGATTCAAATGTAAGTTTGCTCTCTTTCATTGAATACAGGAACATAactttatttcaatttacatTTTCTGCAATTTATTGTTCTCAGAGGTGAAACATGAGAATTCCTGTTTGTTTATTATCTGTTTGcatactttttaaatgtaGTTATTTACATAGTTAAGGGCGTTAGTGAAAAAACTGTTCCCACCAATTAAGGGGTAGGTTATGAGTACATTTTGTTCAAACCCGATAGAGTTTACAAATGAAAGAGATGGAAAAAATTTGATGGCCTAATACTAATGTGGTGGACTAATACTAATTTGATGGCCTTATCAGATTGTTTAGATGTAATGAACAAAACTATAACCTATAGCCTATTATTTCTGCCTTTATTCTGTTTTGGTATTTATGCATCTCTTGGATCTGTTGAATCTGGTGTGGCATCTGTAGAACTGTTTTCGTATTTTTGGCATCTCTTGAATCTGTTTTTGATGTTAGAGGTTTCATTTATTGTCTGAGTGGCAGATTCTTGCTTTATGCCCCATCCATTGCTTCAGGCTCATATTAGAGGTTTCATTTCTTCTGTTGGCCTAATTTTGTACTTACTTATAGTGCTTCTGTATTCAGAAATATTTACCGGATTCTATGTAGTTTTAGAGTATTTTAGTTCCATGGTCAATAATTTTCTACAATAAGTTCTGAAATATATTAGCTGTAATGATTGTGCAGACACTCAAATAAACAAGAATTGAACATTCTGTTTTACATTGGATCATGGCCCATTGCTGTTTTTCATTGTGAAACAAGCATATTCATATCATAATTATATCCTTTAAATCTGTTTTTTAGTTTAGAGTAATACATAGATACGTATTCATTTataatctgtttttttatgttaGTCACACGTAGGattgaatttcaattatattgcTCCAATTATATCCATTGAATCTGTTCCTGAATTCCAGTGAACACATAGGCTTCACATTGGTGATTATAGAAGTTCGTTCACAAAGTCATACTATTAACACACCTCTCTCACCACTCCAAGTCCGAGTCCACACCCATGTCTACTAATGCACCACCAATGATTAGAATTACAATGAAAATTtcctttcattcttttttcagCTGTTGAAAGGTTTGCTCATGAGGACAAGGGTGATTTTGCAACTTCACTAAAGCATTTTAGGTAAGAACCATATCCTCGAATTGCTCTTTTGGACCGAAATTAAACCTTTTGTGTGATGGTTTATCATATGATTGAGTTCTATGTTTGAACTTATAAATTCGTTCATGGTGGATTTGAATTGCCACTCAGTGTTGCTTGAGTGAAGTTGATAATTGTGTGCATTGTAAGATTCACAATTCTTATTAGATGTTTTAAATGTAATGAACAAAAACTATAACATGTAGCCTGTTATTTCTGTCTTTATTATACTTCTATGACCTATAGCTGTTTATAGATTATTACTGCTTCTATAGCTTCTCCATTAGATTATCTTGATTCTATAACAAACTTGCTCATTAGGTCGTTAGGTTATCTTATTCTATTTATAGGTCATTAGGTGTTCATAGGttatttaaatttggtttGTGCAGTTTATTTGGCCTTAATTCTATAACAATAGCCATTGTCTTCgccaaaattttctcatttgtCTCCATTACCGCATACCATTTACCATATTTATGGCTACAAAATCAACACCCCTTGATTTGATTCTGTTCAAGCTCAAGTGTTGGCTTAATTCTCTTATAACTATTTAATAATTGTCACAATTGTTCTGAATTTATTCAATAGATTGAGTTTATACTTTTGTCCATCAGATTAATACAATGCTTGATGTATCTAGACTGTTGTTTGtcatattgtattttttaacttaattATGTCATAATAGTTATTGCTCccacccaaaattttccatttatatACACTTATATACACTAACACCTgccattttccaaatttatgcCAACAGAGTCAAAACCTCTACAGAGGAGTAGAAAGAATGTAAGCCACCTGTACAGCAGAGCTAGCAAGACCTAGATCCCCTTCCACCACCCAGtaccatatatataaacaccTGCCCAAACTCTTTTGAACAATGAGCAACTAAAGGTTGCCcatattttgatgtttttataACTGCTTgatctattaaaatatgcccaatattttcacataacAAGTAGCACATAAAACATgttattagtttattttttgtaacttAACCTTGCTAAACTAAGCATGATACCACTATTTACATCACcatgtttatataaatattaccATTTTCGCTGCATATTTTTACTACTTTATACGTATTTCACACGATTTCAAAACCCGCAGCATCGCGCGGGCACCATTGCTCGTGATGACTATTTTAGAATCGAATCTTCACTTTGTTAGAAAAAGTCTTTGTTCAAATCTTGTGAACATACAGCTAGATATTTGGCCTCGATGGTCCTTTTTTTAAGCATAAAGCTGCATTATGTATCCATGGCTTGGACAGATTTGTCTCTAAGCTAATTCCATGGCTTCCTAGGAACGGACCAAGATATGAGCCAAAAGGatcagaaaaacttgtatgaaatgggaataatttagtttgctATTCTGGTTAATTATAGAATACTATGTAAGAAAATTATCACGCGTGACATATCATAATTGTTCAAAAATAACACTATTTTACTATCTCCGTTTCATGTAAGCCAAGATATGAACCAAAAGGGCATCACGAGCTAATTTCTATGAAATCCAGGTCACCAAAATGTGGAAAATAAAAGCATCTGCCGGCCGAAGTTGTCAAACATGTCAACACCAATTATGCCATAGGAGGTACAAACACCACATTGCTTGAAGTATACAGATGCTCATTGTGGCGgcacaaacccaaaaagatatgaattttttgaCCTGGCCAAGGTTGGCCCCTATTGCAAATATGCcaacttaaaatataatatatgtctCTTCCGAGTGCACGAGTTGACAATAGAGCTAGTGAAAGCGGAACAGAACTCAAGCCAAAACACACTTTTGATGGTTTTAAAAATGGTTGGACCACACTTAGAAATCCAGTTCAAACATGAAAGTATTGGTAGCTGTACAAAGCACTATTCTGTATTCCTTTTGTGTGAGAAACACGGGATCATTCAAACGAGAAAAACTTAAGTGTCACGGGTTTTtatactctctctctatctctcccATTACGTGATGAAAGAAGTAGAGAGGAATAGCATACACAAAATAAGCAAAAAATTAAACCTGCAATCAACTTGATGGTGAGAACAAAGTACTTGCAATAAATTATATGAGAACCAATTTCTACCTCCAGTTGTAAAAACTGGTTCTTCAGATATACCtctcaagaaaaataaaaaaacgtcCTTTCAGTAACTCTGTAAAAACGTTTTAAATTAGTAATATTACTATGAGCTTGTACCTGAAACATTAACACAAGTTCAAATTGACCTACACAATATCATGACCCATTCGTTGTAGGTTTATTAATTAACAAgcacataaaaaaatacactTGCAAACTAAGTAAGCCAACTCTTTCTATGAAGGAAAACAATAGAAAGCACAAGAATTCTTTCTCTGAACCACGgacaagaaagaaacaaaaccaaaaaatataagtgaaacagaaaaagttaattGAGGGATATAGCTACACATCGACTTTGCGTGAATTCAACAGAGCTTTTGAGGAACCTGCTGACTGTGATGAATTATTAGTAGCACAGCTGCTACAAGAACACTGCGTTCCATCTTTAACCGATGATCCGGTGAGGTTAAATGATGTGTAGGAGAACCTACACATACTCAATGGAGGTGCAAAGTACATTGGCACTGGCAACTTTGATGGCAGGCTTGGCATTGGAGCTTCAAAATTGAGAACGTTTATGACTTGCCTAATAGAGGGCCTAACAGTAGGATCAGGATGGCAGCACCATAACCCAACTGCCATCAAGCACTCTATTTGCTGCTCATCAAAATCCCTACACAATCTTTTATCAGCAGCTTCAAGTATTTGGTCTTTTCCGTAGAGATCCCAAACCCACTCCACCAGCCTTACCCTGCTTGGTTCTGCCTTTGCTTCAACTGGCCTCCTTCCACAACTGATTTCTAGGGCAACCACCCCAAAACTATACACATCAGACTCTTTGCTAGCCCTGCCAGTTGTCACACACTCTGGGGCTAGGTACCCCATGGTTCCTGCCAAAACAGTTGTTTGCGACCCCAATTCATGGTCTACAAGCCTTGCAAGCCCAAAATCACCTAGCTTGGCATTGAAGTTTGAATCCAACATCACATTGCTTGACTTGATATCTCTATGCACCACACATTGTTCCCATTCCTCATGAAGATACAAAATGGCAGAGGCCAAACCAAGGGCTATTTTGTACCTTAGTGTCCAAGTTAGGTGGAGTTTCATTCCAAACAGATGGGAATCAAGGCTTCCGTTTGGCATAAGTTCGTAGATGAGAAGGAACTCATTTTGTTCATGACACCAACCAATGAGTTGAACCAAATTTCTGTGCCTCAATCGACTGATGATCCTCACTTCCGCTACATACTCCTTTTTCCCCTGCTTTGATCCTCTAGACACCCTCTTCACAGCCACTTCTGTGTTGGATTCACTTAACAAGCCCTTGTAGACACCTCCAAATCCTCCCTCTCCAAGCTTCCCTCCCTCTGAAAAGTTATTTGTTGCACGACTTAGTTCGCGGTAAGTGAACCTCCGGGGCCCTGTTCCTTTGTCAAACTCATCATCCATAGACATGTCATATGCCTCATCTATCTTGTTAACCCTTTTCCTCCAAGACATGAACCAGAACAGGCCTAATCCACAactcaaaagcccaaaacccGCTCCTAAACCAATTCCCAACCTTAACCTTTTTTGCGCTTCCTTATTACTGTTGATCTCCAGGGTTGAACTAAATGACCAAGACAGGATGTTATGTATTTCAACCCAATAACCTGTGGCAGCAGAGAAACCAACGCTAACTAGCTCCGGCAACACATCCTTCAAATTAACTATATAAGAGACGCTACAATCTCCAACATTGTACGTTGGATTTTTAGAATAAGTTAGGAAAACAGTCAAATTCCTGGTGGTGGAGTTGTAAGTCACCCATGCATTTGCTACTGATCCATTTTTTATGGTAGTTTTCCATGAAACATTGGCTACTGAGGCAATGGAATTGATATTGATTCCTACATGATCAGGGCTTGGATCCCATTCATTCTTATAACTGTCAAACTCAACAGCAACAATGTTATTTTTGGAGGCGTTTAAAGCAGTCTCAGAGCTAAATAGTGCAAGGTATCCACCAGTTGAATGGTTGGGAATCTCTGATCCAAATGGTGCAAGGAAGAAAGATATGCCGTCGCCATAGTATGTGTCGTTGAGAGCTTTCATGACAAAGGAGAAATGAGTTGTGAAGTCAGTGAGCCTCCCTGTGCTGGAGTCCCAAAGGCGCACTGGTTGAAAGTATGTGGCTCGACCAGCGCTCTCAGTCAAGGGACCATCAACTTGATTCTTTGTGAGTTGGATGACTCCTCGTGATGGAAATGCATCGCCTTGGAAGTTTAAATCCTTCGTATTGGTATTAAAACTGGAGATGTTGAAGGAGAATGACTTACCATTTTTTAGTAATAACAGCAACAGAAAGATGTGAATCAGAAGTGAGGGTAAAGTTTGTGTTTGGAGGTGCAAAAATGGTTTGAAGAAAGCCATGGTTGCAAGGCCTGCACAGAAAGGAAAGCAGGAAGGAAGATGTATGCTT comes from Prunus dulcis chromosome 6, ALMONDv2, whole genome shotgun sequence and encodes:
- the LOC117632545 gene encoding L-type lectin-domain containing receptor kinase IX.1-like, with amino-acid sequence MAFFKPFLHLQTQTLPSLLIHIFLLLLLLKNGKSFSFNISSFNTNTKDLNFQGDAFPSRGVIQLTKNQVDGPLTESAGRATYFQPVRLWDSSTGRLTDFTTHFSFVMKALNDTYYGDGISFFLAPFGSEIPNHSTGGYLALFSSETALNASKNNIVAVEFDSYKNEWDPSPDHVGININSIASVANVSWKTTIKNGSVANAWVTYNSTTRNLTVFLTYSKNPTYNVGDCSVSYIVNLKDVLPELVSVGFSAATGYWVEIHNILSWSFSSTLEINSNKEAQKRLRLGIGLGAGFGLLSCGLGLFWFMSWRKRVNKIDEAYDMSMDDEFDKGTGPRRFTYRELSRATNNFSEGGKLGEGGFGGVYKGLLSESNTEVAVKRVSRGSKQGKKEYVAEVRIISRLRHRNLVQLIGWCHEQNEFLLIYELMPNGSLDSHLFGMKLHLTWTLRYKIALGLASAILYLHEEWEQCVVHRDIKSSNVMLDSNFNAKLGDFGLARLVDHELGSQTTVLAGTMGYLAPECVTTGRASKESDVYSFGVVALEISCGRRPVEAKAEPSRVRLVEWVWDLYGKDQILEAADKRLCRDFDEQQIECLMAVGLWCCHPDPTVRPSIRQVINVLNFEAPMPSLPSKLPVPMYFAPPLSMCRFSYTSFNLTGSSVKDGTQCSCSSCATNNSSQSAGSSKALLNSRKVDV